In a genomic window of Scyliorhinus torazame isolate Kashiwa2021f chromosome 5, sScyTor2.1, whole genome shotgun sequence:
- the c1galt1c1 gene encoding C1GALT1-specific chaperone 1, producing MMTEGTSFVKGVMLGGMFCLVFTLFANTEIRGGSGLRSHEHHHLKAPNKEELLKLPEAKRLELSLTIRVLCLIMVTPKEIGYWASAVETWSKHCDKAVFYSPETIKIFESVSLATADKWIQTRKAFQHAYENYKDNYNWFFLVESTTFAIIENLKFFLLNKDPEQPFYVGHTVKSGDLEYVESSSGVVLSIEALERLYRILDDSAKCPEKGSLLWKMSQDKELAVCLKYTGVLADNAEDDEGKELFNSKNINTLVVEAMSKNPNEVVEGCCSDVAITFDGNSPNHMHVLMYGVYRLRPYGHTFNDALLFMPPVGSDND from the coding sequence ATGATGACAGAAGGCACTTCTTTCGTGAAGGGTGTGATGCTGGGTGGAATGTTTTGTCTCGTCTTTACCCTCTTCGCCAACACTGAGATACGCGGCGGATCGGGGCTGCGAAGCcacgaacaccaccacctgaaagctcCGAACAAGGAAGAACTATTGAAGCTTCCGGAGGCAAAGCGTCTGGAGCTCAGCCTCACGATCCGTGTTCTGTGTTTGATCATGGTTACACCCAAAGAAATTGGCTATTGGGCCTCCGCGGTGGAGACGTGGAGCAAACATTGTGATAAGGCTGTCTTTTACAGCCCGGAAACTATAAAAATCTTCGAATCAGTCAGCCTTGCTACAGCGGATAAATGGATCCAGACCAGAAAAGCCTTCCAGCATGCGTATGAAAACTACAAAGATAATTATAACTGGTTTTTCTTGGTGGAGTCAACTACGTTTGCAATTATTGAAAACCTTAAGTTCTTTTTGCTGAATAAAGATCCAGAACAGCCTTTCTATGTTGGTCATACAGTCAAGTCTGGCGATTTGGAATATGTAGAATCCTCTTCAGGTGTGGTCCTAAGTATAGAAGCATTAGAAAGGCTCTACCGGATTCTTGATGATTCTGCGAAGTGTCCAGAGAAGGGGAGTTTACTATGGAAGATGTCTCAAGACAAGGAACTTGCAGTATGTCTGAAGTACACGGGAGTTTTGGCTGATAATGCAGAAGATGATGAAGGAAAAGAACTGTTCAACTCAAAAAATATAAATACCCTCGTCGTGGAGGCAATGTCTAAGAATCCAAATGAAGTTGTGGAAGGATGCTGCTCTGATGTGGCCATTACTTTTGATGGGAATTCACCTAATCATATGCATGTCCTGATGTATGGCGTTTACAGGCTTCGACCTTATGGGCATACATTTAATGATGCATTGCTTTTCATGCCACCTGTAGGTTCAGACAATGATTAA